Proteins from a genomic interval of Yarrowia lipolytica chromosome 1E, complete sequence:
- a CDS encoding uncharacterized protein (Compare to YALI0E04114g, similar to Saccharomyces cerevisiae MUB1 (YMR100W); ancestral locus Anc_2.454, weakly similar to uniprot|Q03162 Saccharomyces cerevisiae YMR100w MUB1 involved in budding), with protein sequence MRESNFRSVPSNRASVTITTTLYDRRALDCTSDKPLINSLNHLTYLTSSSARVRETLCTDGGLERLVAIMKTCQESKHDDKHSDKNLLVAWKWALAFQCLVFVGTRGTEAIRKRIVEAGLLPVLATVLDNYLLMMEDAKAEQELQRRRAEVEQEMQRRQADDKDRSDAVTASNPFGISLCGSTREVSADKERENTPGQSQSQGQAARRDCRLHSAISSAVSSVSRLCRTQSAVPDEPQAGSSRESSLQSSFSSSMIDSASSTSSTTTTIMNSSTTITTPSLRQLLSESAILRSGASVESFDTATQNSSQSQNDDAQMVDTDTGLALFAERDADGDVEMGSDDFQPRRLQASQPQQQQQQQQQQPAQPGQPTVTGQTATPRPGPGVAPVTAQGAISSIQSSIASMPRIFENGILMPRDDDVLWALEILAYVSKYSSTKECIQTCHFVPDLSLRDKNLPPLRRAAVPQPLMRSKFGSHEGDPVVKIVDVDDEDDYKGKSICVDETADVDGVVDDQFLDDHRTQKQREITAFHKRVTRKSHRKKTDWEKAYDTYDFESEEDICAEFLGETINVFPIVEKFTIREYSNEIQYWAGVIMRNSCRKNEARGGIRQCAHFDCGKWEEFPRQFAKCRRCKRTKYCSRECQLKAWNYHKHWCSTNPPNVASSRSGSSAVTSSAASVSSVSTASTVATASTVATVNTMASGGTVASGTEGFPNSPNNAASASSASTATVAGGSQSTLSNSRQSMFRSTR encoded by the coding sequence ATGCGAGAATCCAACTTTCGGTCGGTCCCTTCCAACAGGGCTTCCGTCACCATCACGACGACCCTTTACGACCGACGAGCTCTCGACTGCACCTCGGACAAGCCCCTTATCAACTCGCTCAACCACCTTACCTATCTCACATCGTCGTCAGCACGAGTGCGAGAAACACTATGTACGGATGGCGGTCTAGAACGACTAGTGGCAATTATGAAAACGTGCCAGGAGAGCAAGCATGACGACAAGCACAGCGATAAAAACCTGCTGGTGGCATGGAAATGGGCTCTAGCATTCCAGTGCTTGGTGTTTGTCGGAACTCGCGGTACCGAGGCCATTCGAAAACGCATTGTCGAGGCTGGCCTACTGCCAGTGCTCGCCACCGTGCTCGACAACTACCTGCTTATGATGGAAGATGCCAAGGCCGAACAGGAGCTCCAACGTCGACGAGCAGAGGTCGAGCAGGAGATGCAGCGACGACAGgccgacgacaaggacagAAGTGACGCTGTTACTGCGTCCAACCCCTTTGGAATTTCTCTCTGCGGGTCGACTCGAGAGGTGTCTGCAGACAAGGAGCGAGAAAACACCCCGGggcagagccagagccagggTCAGGCAGCGCGACGAGACTGTCGACTTCACAGCGCCATTTCATCAGCAGTGTCGTCTGTTTCGCGCCTATGCCGAACGCAGAGTGCAGTCCCTGACGAACCCCAAGCTGGGTCTTCCCGAGAATCGTCGTTGCAGTCGTCGTTTTCTTCGTCCATGATCGACTCTGCTTCGTCGACCTCCAGTACCACCACAACCATCATGAACAGCAGCACTACCATCACCACCCCCAGCCTCCGACAGCTGCTCAGTGAGAGTGCGATTCTCCGGTCGGGAGCCTCTGTCGAGAGCTTCGACACTGCTACCCAAAACTCGTCTCAGTCTCAGAACGACGACGCTCAGATGGTGGATACTGATACGGGCCTTGCTCTGTTTGCAGAGCGAGACGCCGACGGCGACGTGGAAATGGGATCTGATGATTTCCAGCCACGTCGATTGCAAGCATCCCAgcctcaacagcagcaacagcagcaacagcagcagcctgcCCAGCCCGGCCAGCCTACTGTTACTGGCCAGACAGCTACCCCTCGCCCTGGTCCTGGCGTCGCCCCTGTTACTGCTCAGGGCGCCATTAGCTCCATCCAGAGCTCCATCGCCTCCATGCCACGTATTTTTGAAAACGGCATTCTGATGCCTCGAGATGACGATGTGCTATGGGCATTGGAGATTCTGGCCTATGTGTCCAAGTACAGCAGCACCAAGGAGTGCATCCAGACATGTCACTTCGTGCCTGACTTGTCTCTTCGAGACAAGAACCTGCCTCCACTTCGACGAGCCGCAGTCCCCCAGCCTCTCATGAGATCCAAGTTTGGATCTCACGAGGGAGACCCTGTTGTCAAGATTGTTGATGTGGACGATGAAGACGACTACAAGGGAAAGTCCATTTGCGTGGATGAGACTGCagatgttgatggtgttgttgaCGATCAGTTTTTGGATGACCATCGAACTCAGAAACAGCGGGAAATCACGGCCTTCCACAAGCGGGTGACACGAAAGTCTCACCGCAAGAAGACAGACTGGGAGAAGGCCTACGATACCTACGACTTCGAGTCCGAGGAAGACATTTGTGCCGAGTTTCTCGGAGAGACAATTAATGTGTTCCCTATTGTGGAGAAATTCACCATTCGGGAGTACTCCAATGAGATCCAGTACTGGGCTGGTGTCATTATGCGAAACTCGTGTCGAAAGAACGAGGCTCGTGGCGGTATTCGACAGTGCGCTCACTTTGACTGTGGCAAGTGGGAGGAATTTCCTCGTCAGTTCGCCAAATGTCGACGGTGCAAGCGAACCAAGTACTGCAGCCGAGAGTGTCAGCTTAAGGCTTGGAACTACCACAAGCACTGGTGTTCCACCAACCCTCCCAATGTGGCATCATCACGATCGGGATCGTCCGCAGTCACGTCTTCTGCAGCAAGCGTGTCTTCGGTCTCAACAGCCAGCACTGTGGCCACAGCCAGTACTGTGGCCACAGTTAATACTATGGCATCAGGCGGCACTGTAGCCTCTGGCACCGAAGGATTCCCCAACTCTCCCAACAATGCCGCATCTGCATCTTCTGCATCCACCGCCACAGTTGCTGGGGGCTCTCAGTCCACCCTCAGCAACTCGCGCCAAAGCATGTTTAGAAGTACGCGATGA
- a CDS encoding uncharacterized protein (Compare to YALI0E04136g, some similarities with uniprot|P31244 Saccharomyces cerevisiae YBR114w RAD16 nucleotide excision repair protein), with product MARLSAKMDAHPPSTRSRRQIMSDSDETESCSDDSDHSDASSAAAPRTTKPWQTKSYQENLSRGGDSGDDSEEGDSDDSDDSDDSDDSDNSDDSEDGLNGILNKSDSPKAIAPDFQRHTSPVKRMPQPDRPVATPVRRNRLSMSPKNSVFDSANPLLSASKKATAGTKKNIFDDEPMAPMKIPDLHAAPKPKPKSDLSAAGLRRPSKPISTPIKTPSNSMESANRAAYEEYKQSMKPRVPSRSAFSISSPIKQNIEHQQRFQQASVGLSESELAIMSGAGKQQSGYDRYNQPNNTPRVNYGVRGPPGLVKDAALTGVNAHSSAPAPEFNYTPASTAGDVEALLPYILSNNDEDEESSDEEEEEPEDKTKKGASSKKATSRRSEERAAQEKEMGDRGHLVRKHWDSEFLKNMRFKGIVPGLSVTLMQHQRKGVRWLLGREVPTNKHKGGMLCDDMGLGKTVQSISLILSNPRGLHAKTASKDGEPRECKATLVIAPLSLATQWEQEIKDKSPGLRVLKHHGPGRTSDSHVFRDYDVIVTTYQTLSSEIKKDNSPLLGVKFWRVILDEAHTIKNKRSQMYQAACRVFADRRWCLTGTPVQNNIDELQALLQFIRVPPYDDPVVWKEQISGPLSKEGAARTAMAKLHLVLSGLMLRRTKAVLKDSKMNMKARRVHQVDIEFQPDERAFYDAVNERIGSQIDTISNGSMMQALTLLLRLRQICDHRYLVSKEAATGGHLDEFEGYSAEADDGKDLDDLADMFADMGMDGAGSSSTSSGDNKVSINGKDVHASAKVVKLLELLKADPRKTIVFSQFTKFFDVLEPFLIRENIRYVKYDGSMPIRKRDAALATLRADPDTTVLLCSLKCGALGLNLTCANRVVLLDPWWNPMVSEQAIDRVHRIGQTVDVDVYEFSVVDSVEKKIMQLQDKKRKLAGSVINGDRELMKEVSTLSRAELLFVFGRA from the coding sequence ATGGCTCGACTCTCCGCCAAGATGGATGCCCATCCCCCTTCGACCCGTTCTAGACGCCAAATCATGTCTGACAGTGATGAAACTGAATCGTGTTCTGATGATAGCGATCACAGCGATGCTAGCAGTGCAGCCGCTCCTCGAACTACGAAGCCCTGGCAAACCAAGAGCTACCAGGAAAACCTCAGTCGAGGTGGCGACTCCGGCGACGACTCGGAAGAAGGCGATTCTGACGATTCTGATGATTCTGATGATTCTGATGATTCTGACAATTCTGACGACTCGGAGGATGGTCTGAATGGTATCCTTAATAAGTCTGACAGCCCCAAGGCCATTGCACCAGATTTCCAACGTCACACTTCTCCCGTCAAGCGAATGCCACAACCTGATCGGCCTGTCGCTACTCCAGTACGACGCAACCGATTGTCCATGTCGCCCAAAAACTCCGTCTTTGACAGTGCCAACCCTCTGCTCTCAGCATCCAAGAAGGCCACTGCTGgaaccaagaagaacataTTTGATGATGAACCCATGGCACCCATGAAGATCCCCGATTTGCATGCAGCCCCCAAACCCAAGCCCAAGTCTGATctttctgctgctggactGCGGCGCCCATCCAAACCCATTTCCACGCCCATCAAGACCCCCAGCAACTCAATGGAGTCTGCAAACAGAGCCGCCTACGAGGAGTATAAGCAGTCGATGAAACCTCGAGTTCCCTCCAGATCGGCCTTCTCCATTTCCTCGCCCATCAAGCAGAACATTGAGCATCAGCAGCGATTCCAGCAAGCTTCTGTCGGACTCTCTGAGTCTGAACTGGCCATCATGTCTGGTGCTGGTAAGCAGCAGTCTGGATACGATCGATATAACCAGCCCAACAACACTCCACGTGTCAACTATGGTGTTCGTGGCCCTCCCGGCCTTGTTAAGGACGCTGCCCTAACCGGCGTGAACGCCCACTCGTCTGCCCCCGCACCCGAGTTCAACTACACCCCTGCATCTACGGCTGGAGATGTTGAAGCGTTACTTCCCTATATTCTAAGCAATaatgacgaagacgaggagagctctgatgaggaggaagaggagccaGAAGACAAGACAAAGAAGGGCGCTTCTAGCAAGAAGGCCACCTCTCGAAGGTCTGAGGAGCGAGCTGctcaggagaaggagatgggAGATCGAGGTCATCTCGTCAGAAAACATTGGGACAGTGAGTTCCTCAAGAACATGCGGTTCAAGGGTATTGTTCCTGGACTCTCTGTGACTCTTATGCAACATCAGCGGAAGGGTGTTCGGTGGCTTCTTGGACGAGAGGTCCCcaccaacaaacacaagGGGGGCATGCTTTGTGATGACATGGGTCTAGGTAAGACTGTTCAGTCTATCAGTTTGATTCTATCTAACCCTCGAGGTCTGCATGCGAAGACCGCTTCCAAGGACGGTGAGCCTCGAGAGTGCAAGGCTACCCTGGTCATCGCACCACTGTCCCTGGCCACTCAGTGGGAGCAGGAAATCAAAGATAAGTCTCCCGGTCTGAGAGTTCTGAAGCACCACGGTCCTGGTCGAACCTCTGATTCTCATGTCTTTAGAGACTATGATGTCATTGTCACCACCTACCAGACACTCTCCTccgagatcaagaaggacaacTCTCCTCTTCTGGGAGTCAAGTTCTGGCGAGTCATTCTTGATGAAGCCCATaccatcaagaacaagcgGTCTCAGATGTACCAGGCTGCCTGCCGAGTCTTCGCTGATCGAAGATGGTGTCTCACAGGTACTCCCGTTCAGAACAATATTGATGAACTTCAAGCCTTGCTTCAGTTCATTCGAGTTCCTCCTTACGATGATCCTGTCGTATGGAAGGAACAGATCTCTGGGCCTCTTTCCAAGGAGGGAGCCGCTCGAACTGCAATGGCGAAGCTGCATCTTGTGCTTTCTGGTCTCATGTTGAGACGAACAAAAGCTGTTCTCAAGGACTCCAAGATGAACATGAAGGCTCGACGAGTTCACCAGGTTGACATTGAGTTCCAGCCTGATGAGAGAGCTTTCTACGACGCCGTTAACGAGCGAATTGGAAGTCAGATTGACACCATTTCCAACGGATCCATGATGCAGGCCCTGACTCTGCTCTTGCGTTTGCGGCAGATTTGTGACCATCGATATCTTGTCTCCAAGGAAGCTGCCACGGGTGGGCATCTCGACGAATTTGAGGGTTACTCTGCTGAAGCCGACGATGGCAAAGACCTCGATGATCTTGCTGATATGTTTGCTGACATGGGTATGGATGGAGCTGGAAGCTCCAGTACTTCTTCTGGAGACAACAAGGTGTCTATTAACGGCAAGGATGTACATGCCAGTGCCAAGGTTGTCAagcttctggagcttctAAAGGCTGATCCTCGAAAGACCATTGTTTTCAGTCAGTTCACCAAGTTCTTTGATGTTCTTGAACCATTCCTGATTCGAGAGAACATCCGTTACGTAAAGTACGATGGAAGCATGCCTATTAGGAAGCGAGACGCTGCCCTCGCTACTCTACGAGCTGATCCCGATACTACAGTGCTGCTCTGTTCGCTAAAGTGTGGTGCTCTCGGTCTCAATCTGACTTGTGCCAACCGAGTGGTGCTCTTGGACCCCTGGTGGAACCCCATGGTCTCCGAGCAAGCTATTGATCGAGTCCACAGAATTGGTCAGACCGTCGATGTGGATGTCTACGAGTTTAGCGTGGTTGATTCTGTGGAAAAGAAGATCATGCAGCTTCAGGACAAGAAGCGTAAGCTGGCCGGCTCTGTCATCAACGGTGACAGAGAGCTCATGAAGGAGGTCAGCACTCTGTCTCGGGCAGAGCTGCTCTTTGTGTTTGGAAGAGCTTGA
- a CDS encoding uncharacterized protein (Compare to YALI0E04169g, similar to uniprot|Q12674 Saccharomyces cerevisiae YMR162c Potential aminophospholipid translocase,gnl|GLV|YALI0E04169g [Yarrowia lipolytica] highly similar to uniprot|Q12674 Saccharomyces cerevisiae YMR162c DNF3 Potential aminophospholipid translocase), giving the protein MTRKDGGRGSLDFTTEGLNEAPPRVSQDDSNSQRPRERPHITFSPSTNDVPHSQRSPPPPQQQPHSPRRPRGNSLRTQLFERHRQQQQQQAPDTTNDTSMDISGDYSWATDPSEDDLKEGPYQREDSFEEVTPQDIDKSIDDSEPLARTSSVGSKRLSRMATQFSTTPGNISERLPNYALENSKPNSFKENLLSWGPQKQVVKYFGKVHDFVLNIQHLPPSRDGRQLPLEVPTGKRELLDERRNKKFIDNEIKSSIYTPWSFLPRQLYAQFSKLANLYFLAVSIMQMIPSWSTTGTYTTIAPLMFFICVSMAREGYDDWRRHRQDKAENYRLAKVAIKRDKGGTISETSSSRNMELDSFSSGDSISGASPIEFKEVYWKDIMAGDIVKLKQDDWIPADMIVLWADGMGDQAYIETMALDGETNLKPREALPQIQTQCSTDAGLAKLNGHLNTEDPNIDLYNFEGRLEYEGDTYSLGPQNVVYRGSILRNTPNMLGVVIFTGEESKIRMNAIKNPRTKAPRLQSMVNRIVMVMVAFVLILSAFCTGASSIYYHSDGRHMWYLRGLEVGVVPNLMGFIIMYNTLIPLSLYVALEIVKVFQIYFIQSDIDMYYIPSNTPCEAHTATINEELGQVSYIFTDKTGTLTENLMVFRKMSVGGRAWIHELDCMLEAAKAANAVKEARNSTEMSKLAGKAGVGDLLIHKPRRSRKSLRKSMGSMKLKKKSIDPFDDSQDSRFAHKNSGGIKAWDGRDSGDSERGGKQWDGSGASGSKPRTSNVRSIGRPSNAGGRPSVVFDRTAEVEHESRPRKSQGIQSIHSPRQSTDELFRQVMALPRKSMTIEPTQTQSSEAEPRLSRALSTRSLWKASAAPMKDQENPTTLDLLNYLQTNPNSEYSIRAKFFLLNMALCHMCLPEGNLEEGIEYTSASPDEVALVAAARDLGYIMSNRYNSTVTVRTFPDGLDDDPVDETYEILDVIEFTSGRKRMSVVVRMPNNELFIFCKGADNVIVDRLRNSAIAHEKIDRISNQAADRKRAEAEVVLESRKSMGAATSPRKSGVDTDARTSFGIPRPSINLGRSRDPLDSIDDWLYKKTREEEDVHEVASTARKSVQLARKRMYNEPQPRRSMDVRQTAHRVSMGRVSTGRVSFAYGEERLPRNMDDILTRTTPKKNSGGGFDHEDAAGDLSVEFGIDDELVKNDAYIMEKTLNHIEEFSTEGLRTLMYAHKKLGQEEYKQWKKLYDDARTSLENRAMKCEKVGEMIERDFELSGATAIEDKLQKGVPETIEKLRRANIKLWMLTGDKRETAINIGYSCRLIKDYSTVVILKHDEDIVGALAQSLLKLDTGNVAHCVVVVDGQTLSIIEEDLTLMSLFIDLGIKADSVICCRASPSQKALMVTNVRSKVKSAITLAIGDGANDIAMIQSADVGIGITGKEGLQAARSSDFAIAQFSYLLKLLLVHGHWNYDRTCKYVLATFYKEMLFYTTQAIFQYNSMFTGTSMYEQWSLAMFNTLFTSLPVIVLGIFEQDLSAATLIAVPELYAKGQKNEAFNYLVYLVWMTIAISQSLIISFMAFYIWGFSSLPDIDNTLYPLGMITFTAVVLLITLKLQMMDIQSRTVIALGVTIISIGGWFAWNLFLSAVYHNGRVKIYYIPDGMVSRWGKDLSWWAALLVVTIAAALVDILWKVFRVWFFPTDTDLFQELEQDDSIKKRLEEEAYEELQQGWRHGNWVADLEAQGADAPGTPRSSRTRSTRYSNSVRSPASPRYYDEYTPYTSSSGRESSSNDHQSRTDKLRQKLRFPRKKTSGEYEREVEEILKRRAEDERSQALRDIEMRRMA; this is encoded by the exons ATGACTAGAAAAGACGGAGGAAGGGGGTCCCTCGACTTCACAACAGAGGGCCTCAATGAGGCGCCGCCTCGAGTGTCGCAGGATGATTCCAACAGTCAACGGCCACGGGAACGACCACATATCACGTTCTCACCTTCTACTAACGACGTGCCGCATTCACAACggtcaccaccaccaccacaacaacagccacaTAGCCCCCGACGGCCTCGAGGGAACTCTCTGAGAACACAGCTTTTTGAGCGTCATcgacaacagcagcagcaacaggcgCCAGACACGACAAACGACACAAGCATGGATATATCAGGGGATTACAGCTGGGCTACGGACCCTTCAGAAGATGACCTGAAGGAGGGACCGTACCAGCGGGAGGACAGTTTTGAAGAGGTGACTCCTCAGGACATTGACAAGAGCATTGATG ACTCGGAACCGTTAGCACGAACGTCCTCCGTTGGAAGCAAACGGTTATCGCGTATGGCGACCCAATTTTCGACTACACCCGGCAACATTTCAGAGCGGCTGCCAAACTACGCCCTGGAGAACAGCAAGCCCAACTCGTTCAAGGAAAACCTGCTCTCGTGGGGTCCACAGAAACAGGTGGTCAAGTATTTTGGAAAGGTGCACGACTTCGTGCTCAACATTCAGCATCTGCCTCCCTCTCGCGATGGCCGCCAGTTGCCTCTGGAGGTGCCAACGGGAAAGAGAGAGCTTCTGGACGAGCGACGAAACAAGAAGTTCATCGATAACGAAATCAAGTCTTCTATTTATACACCGTGGTCGTTCCTGCCTCGACAGCTTTACGCCCAATTCTCGAAGCTGGCCAACCTCTACTTCTTGGCCGTGTCCATCATGCAGATGATTCCCAGTTGGTCTACCACGGGTACTTATACCACAATCGCACCACTCATGTTCTTCATTTGCGTCTCCATGGCCCGCGAAGGTTACGACGATTGGcgacgacacagacaggaTAAGGCAGAAAACTACCGGTTGGCCAAGGTGGCGATAAAGAGGGATAAGGGTGGAACCATCAGTGagaccagcagctcaagaaacATGGAACTTGACTCTTTCTCCTCTGGGGACTCTATATCTGGCGCCTCGCCAAtcgagttcaaggaggTTTATTGGAAAGATATCATGGCTGGAGATATTGTCAAACTCAAGCAGGACGACTGGATTCCTGCAGATATGATCGTTTTGTGGGCTGACGGTATGGGCGACCAGGCCTATATCGAGACCATGGCTCTGGATGGTGAAACCAACTTAAAACCCAGAGAAGCTCTACCTCAGATCCAAACGCAATGCAGCACGGACGCGGGACTGGCCAAGCTCAACGGCCATCTCAACACCGAGGATCCCAACATTGATTTGTACAACTTTGAGGGTCGGTTGGAATACGAGGGTGACACATACTCGCTTGGACCCCAAAATGTGGTATACCGAGGCTCCATTCTTCGAAACACTCCTAATATGCTTGGAGTGGTCATCTTCACTGGTGAAGAATCTAAGATTCGAATGaacgccatcaagaaccCTCGAACCAAGGCACCCCGACTCCAGTCCATGGTCAACAGGATCGTTATGGTCATGGTGGCATTTGTACTCATTCTTTCTGCATTCTGCACAGGTGCCTCTTCAATCTACTACCATTCCGATGGTCGACACATGTGGTACCTCAGAGGTCTGGAAGTCGGTGTTGTGCCCAACCTGATGGGTTTTATCATCATGTACAACACTCTGATCCCCCTGTCTCTGTATGTGGCACTGGAGATTGTGAAGGTCTTTCAGATCTACTTCATTCAATCCGACATTGACATGTATTACATTCCATCCAACACCCCTTGCGAAGCCCATACTGCTACAATCAATGAGGAGCTGGGTCAGGTGAGTTACATCTTTACTGACAAGACTGGTACTCTCACTGAAAACCTGATGGTGTTCAGAAAGATGAGTGTTGGAGGGCGAGCGTGGATCCACGAGCTGGACTGCATGCttgaggctgccaaggccgcCAATGCAGTCAAGGAGGCCCGAAACTCCACCGAGATGAGTAAGTTGGCAGGCAAGGCAGGTGTTGGAGATTTGTTGATCCACAAGCCTCGACGGTCTCGAAAGTCTCTCCGAAAGAGTATGGGCAGCAtgaagctgaagaagaagtctATTGACCCGTTTGATGATTCTCAGGATAGCCGGTTTGCCCACAAGAATTCCGGTGGTATCAAAGCTTGGGATGGTAGAGATTCTGGTGACTCTGAGCGGGGAGGAAAACAATGGGATGGAAGTGGTGCCTCGGGCTCCAAACCGCGGACTTCCAATGTTCGTTCTATCGGAAGACCCTCCAACGCCGGAGGTCGGCCTTCTGTAGTTTTTGATCGCACTGCAGAGGTGGAGCACGAGAGTCGACCTCGAAAGTCTCAGGGCATTCAATCCATTCACTCTCCAAGACAGTCTACTGATGAGCTTTTCCGACAGGTCATGGCCCTTCCTCGAAAAAGTATGACTATTGAGCCCACGCAGACTCAGAGCAGCGAGGCTGAGCCTCGACTGTCTCGGGCTCTGTCTACGCGATCCCTGTGGAAGGCTTCTGCCGCTCCCATGAAGGATCAGGAGAACCCCACCACCCTGGACTTGCTGAACTACCTTCAGACCAACCCCAACTCGGAGTACTCGATTCGTGCTAAGTTTTTCCTTCTCAACATGGCTCTGTGTCACATGTGTCTCCCTGAGGGCAACCTGGAGGAGGGTATTGAATACACCTCGGCCTCTCCAGATGAAGTTGCCcttgtggctgctgctcgggATCTCGGATACATCATGAGCAACAGATATAACTCCACTGTCACTGTGCGAACTTTCCCTGACGGTTTGGACGATGATCCTGTTGACGAGACCTACGAGATTCTAGATGTCATCGAGTTCACTTCAGGCCGAAAGCGCATGAGTGTTGTTGTTCGAATGCCCAACAATGAGCTGTTCATATTCTGCAAGGGAGCTGATAACGTCATCGTTGACAGACTTCGAAACTCCGCAATTGCTCATGAAAAGATTGACCGGATCTCCAACCAGGCTGCTGATCGAAAGCGAGCTGAGGCCGAGGTTGTTCTAGAATCCCGAAAGAGTATGGGCGCTGCTACTTCCCCTCGTAAGAGCGGTGTTGATACTGATGCTCGAACTTCTTTCGGTATCCCTCGTCCATCTATTAACCTCGGTAGATCTAGAGACCCCTTAGATTCCATCGACGACTGGCTCTACAAGAAGACTcgagaggaagaggacgTCCATGAGGTTGCATCTACTGCTCGAAAGTCTGTGCAACTCGCTCGAAAGAGAATGTACAACGAGCCCCAGCCTAGACGGTCTATGGATGTTCGACAGACTGCTCATCGAGTATCTATGGGACGTGTCTCTACTGGCCGAGTGTCTTTCGCTTATGGTGAAGAGCGTCTCCCTCGAAATATGGACGATATTCTCACTCGAACCACACCCAAGAAGAatagtggtggtggtttcGATCATGAAGACGCTGCTGGAGACTTGTCTGTCGAATTTGGTATCGATGAcgagctggtcaagaaTGATGCCTACATCATGGAGAAAACCCTGAACCACATTGAGGAGTTTTCGACCGAGGGTCTGCGAACCCTGATGTATGCTCACAAGAAGCTGGGCcaggaggagtacaagcagtggaagaagctCTACGACGATGCTCGAACCTCGTTGGAGAACCGAGCCATGAAGTGTGAGAAGGTGGGTGAGATGATTGAGCGGGATTTTGAGCTCAGTGGAGCCACCGCTATCGAGgacaagctgcagaaggGTGTTCCCGAGAccattgagaagctgcGGCGAGCCAACATCAAGCTGTGGATGCTTACAGGTGACAAGCGAGAGACTGCCATCAACATTGGGTACTCTTGTCGTCTTATCAAAGATTATTCGACGGTTGTCATTCTCAAGCATGATGAGGATATCGTTGGAGCACTTGCCCAGTCTCTACTCAAGCTTGACACTGGCAACGTGGCACActgtgtggtggttgtaGATGGACAAACGCTGTCGATAATCGAAGAGGATCTCACTTTGATGAGTCTGTTCATTGATCTCGGTATCAAGGCCGACTCAGTTATCTGCTGTCGAGCTAGTCCTTCACAGAAGGCTCTCATGGTGACCAACGTGCGTTCCAAGGTCAAGTCCGCTATCACTCTTGCCATTGGTGATGGTGCTAACGACATTGCCATGATCCAGTCTGCCGATGTTGGTATTGGTATCACTGGTAAGGAGGGTCTGCAGGCAGCTCGATCTTCGGATTTTGCCATTGCGCAGTTCTCTTACTtgctcaagctgctgcttgtcCACGGTCACTGGAACTACGACCGAACCTGCAAGTATGTGTTGGCCACTTTCTACAAGGAAATGCTCTTCTACACCACGCAGGCAATCTTCCAGTATAACTCCATGTTCACTGGAACATCGATGTACGAACAGTGGTCGCTCGCCATGTTCAATACCCTATTCACTTCACTCCCTGTGATTGTGCTTGGCATTTTTGAGCAGGACCTGTCCGCGGCTACCCTGATTGCAGTTCCCGAGCTTTATGCTAAAGGACAGAAGAACGAAGCATTCAACTACCTTGTTTACCTCGTGTGGATGACTATTGCCATCTCACAGTCTTTGATTATTTCGTTCATGGCCTTTTACATCTGGGGTTTCTCAAGTCTCCCTGATATCGACAACACTCTCTACCCTCTTGGCATGATTACCTTTACCGCTGTTGTGTTGCTGATTACACTTAAGCTTCAGATGATGGATATCCAGAGCCGAACTGTCATTGCGCTCGGAGTTACCATTATTTCGATCGGTGGTTGGTTTGCATGgaacttgttcttgtctgCTGTGTACCATAATGGCCGGGTGAAGATCTACTACATCCCCGATGGTATGGTATCTCGATGGGGTAAGGATTTGTCTTGGTGGGCTGCTCTCTTGGTCGTGACCATTGCAGCTGCACTGGTGGACATTCTGTGGAAGGTGTTCCGAGTGTGGTTCTTCCCTACTGACACAGATTTGTTCCAGGAGCTTGAGCAGGATGACTCTATCAAGAAACGACTTGAAGAGGAGGCCTACGAGGAATTGCAGCAGGGCTGGCGTCATGGTAACTGGGTGGCTGATCTGGAGGCTCAGGGAGCTGATGCTCCTGGCACTCCTCGAAGTAGCAGAACCAGAAGTACACGCTACTCAAACTCTGTGCGATCCCCTGCCAGCCCGAGATACTACGATGAGTACACTCCTTACACATCTTCATCTGGGAGAGAGTCATCTTCTAATGACCATCAGTCTAGAACCGACAAACTGCGACAGAAGCTGCGATTCCCTCGTAAGAAGACTTCTGGTGAGTACGAGCGtgaggtggaggagattctcaagcGCCGAGCGGAGGATGAACGGTCTCAGGCTTTGAGAGATATAGAAATGAGGCGCATGGCCTAG